A window of Hymenobacter sp. GOD-10R genomic DNA:
CCGTCGCGCTGGGCGCGGTAGTGGGGCGACATGATTTCGACGCCAGCCTCATTGAACTGGTCCTGAATGTTTTGGTGGATGCGCGAGTAGAGCACGGCTTGGCGGCTGGCCTCGCGAGTGTAGGCATTGAGCTGGTAGCTGACGTAGTAGTCGTCGAGGCTAGTTTGGAGCACGAAGGGCTGGGGGTCGGGCAGGATGCCCTCGGCCCCCAGGGCCGCCGCGATGAGCAGCTGGTGCACCTGCGCCCAGGGCACGTCGTAGCCGATAGTGACGGTGGTGTGCAGCACCAGCCCTAGGGTGGGCGCGGCGCTGGTGAAGTTGGTGGTGTAGCTGCTCATAATCGAGGAATTGGGGATGGTGATTTCCTCGTTTTTGATGGTGCGGATGCGGGTCACAAGCAGGTTTTTCTCGATGATGTCGCCCGTCACGTCGCCGATTTTTACCCTATCGCCCAGCTTGTAGGCGCGCATGTAGGTGAGCACCAGCCCGGCCACGATATTAGACAACGAGCCCGCCGAGCCGAAGGTGAACAGGAAGCCCAGAAACACCGACACGCCCTTAAAAATGGGCGAGTCAGAGCCCGGCAAATACGGAAAAATCACGACCAGCAAAAAGGCGAAGACCATGACCCGCACAATCTGGTAAGTGGGGTTGGCCCAGTCGGGGTAGAAGCCCTCGATGGTGAGGCGACCCAGTCGAATTTCCTCCTTCAGGAAAAACACGCCCCGCAGCAGGTAGCGGAACACCGTGACAATGACCACGATGGTAACCAGATTGGGCAGGTAGTGCCACAGCGACAGCCCCATGCGGCGCAGCGGCGTGAGCACGTAGCCGAGCAGAATATCGGCTACATCCTGGGTGCCGGGAAAGATACTGAACAGCAGCGGCAGCACCAGCGAGATAACCAGAAAAATGACCACCCAGCGCAGCACGTTGAGCAGCAGCAGGGCCACGGCCAGTGCCCGCTGGGGTGTAAACAGCTCATACGTGCCTAGGTGCACGCCCCGAAACCAGGTGGCCTCGCGCTGGGTGAGTTGGCTTTGCAGCCAGCGAAAGAGCTGATTGACAAAGCGCACCACGAAGTAAAAGGCCACTAGCACCAGCAGCACCAGCCCCACTTCCTTGAGGATGTTGCGGACGCTGTGCGCCTGCTTGTACTGCGCCACCGCCCGCACGATGCGCGCCCGGTACTGGCGGGGCCAGCGAGTCGCGCGGGGTGTTCATCCAGAGGGCGTCGTTGTCGGAAATGCTTTGCACCACCAGCTCGCCGTACATGAGGTCGATGGTTTGCTCGGAGGGGTAGAGGCGCAGCGAATCAGGTTGGTAGCGCACGTTTGCCTCCAGGCGCTGCACCTTGTCGGCGATGAGGGCGGCCCGCTCGCGGGGCGAGAAGGGGCCGAGCTTGGTGTAGACGTAAAATAGCGTGTCCTCGTGCGGCACCACGGGGTAGCCGCGGGTGCGCAGCTTGAGCGAGTCGATGTGGCGGCGGGCCTGGGTGCGGCGCAGCGAGTCGGCAGCGCGCAGGGCGATAAACTCCTGGGCCAGTTGCTGCTCGCGGGCGCGGTCGGGGCGGTCTTTGAGGCTCAGCAACTCCTGCTGCAGCTGGCCGAGGCGGGCGCTGGTCTGGCGGCGCAGCGAGTCGAGCTGGCGCAGGGTGCGCGTGTCGGTGCTCAGCATTTGGGCGCGGGCCGAGTCGGGGCGGGCGGGCACCTGGGCGGTGGCCCTAGGGTGGCTGAGCAGGCTCAGTAATAGCCAGGTGGCGAAGAATAAAAAAGTAAGACGTTGGGGCATAGCATGTTTTGAGAATAGCAGTTCGGTGGGCGCTGACCCCACCCCCTAGCCCCCTCCCCTTCGGGAGAGGGGGGACTAATTTTAGTTATAAAAATCCAGCAATGAGTAAGCTAGCTACTAGAGCTAGTTCCTCCTCTCCCGAAGGGGTGGGGGCGGCGCGAGGGCGAGCAAGATATCAGCGTCGGCGCTTCGGGGACTTTGGCCTTGGTTAAAAGTTTGGGACAAAAGTTAATCGGCGTCCTTGGCAGCTGCCGTCTTTCGGTGGGCGTGGATGACCACTTTACGGTGGCGTAAGTACTTATAAAGGGTGACCTTGGAGATGCTCAGGCGCTGGGCAATCTCGTTGACGCCGAGCTGCTGCTCGCGGTAGAGCGTTTCGGCGATGATGGCCGTGCGTTCGGCCTGCTCCGAGAGGCCCCGCTGGCGGCCCCCACTTGGCCCCGGGCGCGGGCCGCGGCCAGCCCGGCGTGGGCGGCGGGGCCACCATCTACCCCACCGGAGACCTCGACGAAATGGTGCTGGCCCTCAAGCAGCTGGCTGCTAACACTACCTATACGCTGTACCTGTCGGACAGCAAAACCGCATTGGTGGCCCCGAAGCCGGTCATTTCCTTCAAAACCGATGATGGTGGCGCAGTCGAAGTCAACGCCTAATGGCATCGCCCGGTTCGGCCAGCCGGTGAAACACGATGCCGTG
This region includes:
- a CDS encoding mechanosensitive ion channel family protein → MGLSLWHYLPNLVTIVVIVTVFRYLLRGVFFLKEEIRLGRLTIEGFYPDWANPTYQIVRVMVFAFLLVVIFPYLPGSDSPIFKGVSVFLGFLFTFGSAGSLSNIVAGLVLTYMRAYKLGDRVKIGDVTGDIIEKNLLVTRIRTIKNEEITIPNSSIMSSYTTNFTSAAPTLGLVLHTTVTIGYDVPWAQVHQLLIAAALGAEGILPDPQPFVLQTSLDDYYVSYQLNAYTREASRQAVLYSRIHQNIQDQFNEAGVEIMSPHYRAQRDGNQTTIPADYLPKDYVAPKFRVDGGGS